In one Terriglobia bacterium genomic region, the following are encoded:
- a CDS encoding polymer-forming cytoskeletal protein — protein MEWKWSGSSKNTSTEEWTGFIDQGVSLEGTLQITGTFRIDGAVKGNIISEQTLVLGEGAKVEGQIEGNRVVISGRFDGVIFAKGRVEIQPKGVVTGEVHSPCLVIEPGGIFDGRCHMLASSDATASGVTIPIRAVAP, from the coding sequence ATGGAATGGAAGTGGTCCGGCAGTTCAAAAAACACCAGCACTGAAGAATGGACAGGCTTCATCGATCAAGGCGTGTCGCTGGAAGGCACGCTGCAGATTACCGGCACGTTCCGCATCGACGGCGCCGTGAAAGGCAACATCATCTCCGAACAGACCCTGGTACTCGGCGAAGGGGCCAAGGTCGAAGGCCAGATCGAAGGCAACCGCGTGGTCATCTCCGGGCGCTTCGACGGCGTGATCTTTGCCAAGGGGCGCGTCGAGATCCAGCCCAAGGGCGTGGTCACCGGCGAAGTGCACTCGCCGTGCCTGGTCATCGAGCCCGGTGGAATCTTCGACGGCCGCTGCCACATGCTGGCCTCCTCGGATGCCACTGCCTCTGGCGTGACGATTCCCATCCGCGCCGTCGCTCCGTAA
- a CDS encoding CPBP family intramembrane metalloprotease produces MPWDFALILLTLAVLLPWRGRARMKKLLAMPRVTSIERIALYATTIAFQWLAVAVTAWRAWARGLRATQLGLLLPNRTGIAVAALGGAAVIAALHWLNLRRIGRLPPEERGFLQPLAERILPQSSVEALLYFALAVTAGVCEEFLYRGFAMAAFTRTGLPVWTTVFLSAAIFGLAHLYQGRSGAVGTFVLGIVFGVARLAYDSLVPVVLWHTAVDIVAGLAGPRYLLVKRDETQLSS; encoded by the coding sequence ATGCCCTGGGATTTCGCGCTGATCCTCCTGACCCTGGCCGTGCTCCTCCCCTGGCGCGGCCGCGCACGCATGAAGAAGTTGCTGGCCATGCCGCGCGTCACCTCGATCGAGCGCATCGCCCTCTACGCCACCACCATCGCTTTTCAATGGCTGGCCGTCGCCGTGACTGCGTGGCGCGCCTGGGCCCGCGGCCTGCGCGCCACCCAACTCGGCCTGCTGCTCCCCAACCGTACGGGCATTGCCGTTGCCGCGCTCGGCGGAGCCGCCGTCATCGCCGCATTGCATTGGTTGAATCTGCGCCGCATCGGCCGCCTGCCTCCGGAAGAGCGCGGCTTTCTGCAGCCGCTCGCCGAGCGCATCCTGCCGCAGTCCAGCGTGGAGGCCCTGCTCTACTTTGCGCTGGCGGTCACCGCCGGCGTCTGCGAGGAGTTTCTCTACCGCGGTTTCGCCATGGCCGCGTTCACCCGCACCGGTCTGCCGGTGTGGACTACGGTTTTTTTGTCGGCGGCGATTTTCGGATTAGCGCATCTCTACCAGGGGCGCAGCGGTGCAGTAGGAACATTCGTGCTCGGAATCGTGTTTGGGGTGGCCCGCCTCGCGTACGATAGCCTGGTGCCAGTTGTGCTTTGGCATACCGCCGTGGATATCGTCGCCGGCTTGGCCGGGCCGCGCTATTTGCTGGTGAAAAGAGACGAAACACAGCTTTCTAGTTAA
- a CDS encoding single-stranded DNA-binding protein codes for MATELIRDGQLDRNAAAEALRGFLEEVIRASRWQLTFSVKAMAPGEGPDIAEVVAEFGGRDKELLLERGAEVLMALEHLSLKALRLDSAFQERIHLDCDGYRALRMEELRMTARVAAERVQTGKQPFRLNPMSPRERRVVHLALRDIPGVRTESAGTGEERQVVIYPADTKPAQ; via the coding sequence ATGGCCACGGAACTCATCCGCGACGGACAGCTCGACCGCAACGCAGCCGCGGAAGCCCTGCGCGGCTTCCTCGAGGAGGTGATCCGCGCCTCGCGCTGGCAGCTCACCTTCTCCGTGAAGGCCATGGCCCCCGGCGAAGGCCCGGATATCGCCGAAGTCGTCGCCGAGTTCGGCGGGCGTGACAAAGAGCTGCTGCTCGAACGCGGCGCCGAAGTCCTCATGGCCCTCGAGCACCTCTCCTTGAAAGCCCTGCGTCTCGATTCCGCCTTCCAGGAGCGCATCCATCTGGACTGCGACGGCTACCGTGCCCTGCGCATGGAAGAGCTGCGCATGACGGCGCGCGTGGCCGCCGAGCGTGTGCAAACCGGCAAGCAGCCCTTTCGCCTCAATCCCATGTCCCCGCGCGAACGCCGCGTCGTGCACCTCGCGCTCCGCGACATCCCCGGCGTGCGCACCGAAAGCGCTGGCACCGGCGAAGAGCGCCAGGTGGTCATCTATCCCGCCGACACCAAGCCCGCCCAGTAA
- the rsmG gene encoding 16S rRNA (guanine(527)-N(7))-methyltransferase RsmG translates to MSSRYPAAVTPEMVTRALTQYQIAASSQQIEQVLLYLKLLLKWNDKVNLTAIRDPLEILHRHFCESMFAAENVPIERGRLADVGSGAGFPGLPLKIMRPELEIFLIESNLKKATFLAEVIRELALVKTRVIVGRYEDLGEELAPLDFVCSRALGDFDAFLKWAASETLAAKRVVLWVGGRDLEEIRRNTLWTWREPVTVPQSLRRYLLVGERNP, encoded by the coding sequence ATGTCATCCCGTTACCCAGCTGCAGTCACTCCGGAAATGGTCACCCGGGCCCTAACCCAGTATCAGATCGCCGCCAGTTCCCAGCAGATAGAGCAAGTGCTTTTGTATCTTAAACTTCTATTGAAATGGAACGACAAGGTCAACCTTACCGCCATTCGCGACCCTCTGGAAATCCTGCATCGACATTTCTGCGAATCCATGTTTGCCGCAGAAAATGTACCCATTGAGCGTGGTCGGCTGGCCGACGTTGGTTCGGGCGCCGGTTTTCCAGGCCTGCCCCTGAAAATCATGCGTCCGGAGCTGGAAATTTTTCTGATCGAGTCGAATTTGAAGAAAGCCACGTTCCTGGCCGAGGTCATTCGGGAGCTGGCGCTGGTCAAAACCCGCGTGATTGTCGGCCGCTATGAAGATCTTGGCGAGGAGCTCGCGCCTCTGGATTTTGTCTGCTCCCGGGCGCTCGGCGATTTTGACGCCTTTCTCAAGTGGGCGGCGTCAGAAACGTTGGCGGCCAAGCGTGTAGTCCTATGGGTTGGCGGCCGGGATCTCGAAGAGATTCGCCGGAACACGCTGTGGACCTGGCGCGAGCCGGTCACCGTGCCGCAATCGCTGCGGCGCTATCTTCTGGTGGGCGAGCGGAATCCGTGA
- a CDS encoding AAA family ATPase, protein MARIIAVANQKGGVGKTTTAVNLAACLAAAEQPTLLVDCDSQANATSSIGFAKDPSRRTLYHILILEEAPERIIQKSQVEGLDVIPADKNLSGAAIELVSAENREYRLKAVLDKLRDNYKFIILDCPPALDLLTLNALVAADAVLVPIQCEYLALEGVSELLDTLMRIRRTLNPSLEIEGILLTMYDERTSLSRQVATDLRSFFGTQVFQSVIQRNVRLAEAPSFGKPIIFYDIHSKGAESYSQFAQEVITNVTKRTGTGTRSAHSGA, encoded by the coding sequence TTGGCTCGAATCATAGCCGTTGCAAATCAGAAGGGTGGCGTCGGTAAGACCACGACTGCAGTCAATCTCGCTGCCTGCCTCGCCGCTGCAGAGCAGCCCACACTTCTCGTCGACTGCGATTCCCAGGCTAACGCCACATCCTCCATCGGTTTTGCCAAGGATCCTTCCCGCCGCACCCTCTATCACATCCTCATTCTCGAGGAAGCCCCTGAGCGCATTATCCAGAAGTCCCAAGTCGAAGGTCTGGACGTCATCCCCGCGGATAAGAATCTTTCCGGCGCGGCTATCGAACTGGTCTCCGCTGAGAACCGCGAGTACCGCCTGAAAGCTGTCCTGGACAAATTGCGCGACAATTACAAATTCATCATCCTCGATTGTCCACCGGCACTTGACCTCTTGACCCTGAACGCCTTGGTCGCCGCGGACGCCGTCCTCGTGCCCATCCAGTGCGAGTACCTGGCGTTGGAAGGCGTCTCCGAACTTCTCGACACCCTGATGCGCATTCGCCGCACTCTCAATCCATCCTTGGAAATCGAAGGCATCCTGCTCACTATGTACGATGAGCGCACCTCGCTCTCCCGCCAGGTCGCCACCGACCTGCGCAGCTTTTTTGGCACGCAGGTTTTCCAGAGCGTAATCCAGCGCAACGTAAGGCTTGCGGAAGCTCCAAGCTTTGGTAAACCTATTATTTTCTATGACATACACAGCAAGGGCGCAGAAAGCTACTCGCAATTCGCACAGGAGGTAATTACCAATGTCACGAAACGCACTGGGACGGGGACTCGGAGCGCTCATTCGGGAGCCTGA
- a CDS encoding ParB/RepB/Spo0J family partition protein, with amino-acid sequence MSRNALGRGLGALIREPEAQPAGMTTGSAAAAAPAREAVSAGPRQIDIDLIDPSPFQPRTRFREEALEELARSIQNSGIIQPLVLRPVGSRFQLIAGERRWRAAQRAGLARVPAVLHAVSDEKALEMTLVENIQREDLNPIEQARAFERLMDEFTLTQEAVAERTGKDRATVANAVRLLKLEPLILDLIEEGRLSAGHGRALLAIADTAIRKKLAQRAARGGLTVRQIERLGARRARVTTAAATAHPDANIRAALEELQRHLGTRVHLRPKTRIRPGALIVEFYDDAQLLGIYDRLMK; translated from the coding sequence ATGTCACGAAACGCACTGGGACGGGGACTCGGAGCGCTCATTCGGGAGCCTGAAGCGCAGCCTGCGGGGATGACGACGGGAAGTGCAGCTGCGGCCGCGCCGGCGCGCGAGGCAGTTTCCGCCGGACCGCGCCAGATCGATATCGACCTGATCGACCCCAGCCCGTTTCAGCCCCGCACGCGCTTCCGCGAAGAAGCGCTCGAGGAACTGGCGCGCTCGATTCAGAACAGCGGCATCATTCAGCCCCTGGTGCTGCGCCCGGTGGGCAGCCGCTTCCAGCTCATCGCCGGAGAGCGCCGCTGGCGCGCGGCTCAACGCGCCGGGCTGGCGCGTGTACCGGCCGTGCTACACGCGGTCTCCGACGAAAAAGCGCTGGAGATGACGCTGGTGGAAAACATCCAGCGCGAGGACCTGAACCCCATCGAACAGGCCCGCGCCTTCGAGCGCCTGATGGACGAATTCACGCTGACCCAGGAAGCGGTGGCCGAACGCACCGGCAAGGATCGCGCCACGGTGGCCAACGCTGTGCGCCTGCTCAAGCTCGAGCCCTTGATTCTGGATCTGATCGAAGAAGGGCGCTTATCCGCGGGGCACGGCCGAGCGCTCCTGGCCATCGCCGATACCGCCATCCGCAAGAAGCTGGCGCAGCGCGCGGCGCGCGGCGGCCTCACCGTGCGCCAGATCGAGCGGCTGGGCGCGCGGCGCGCGCGGGTCACCACCGCAGCGGCTACCGCGCATCCCGACGCCAACATCCGTGCCGCGCTCGAAGAGCTGCAGCGCCACCTGGGCACGCGCGTGCATCTGCGGCCGAAGACGCGCATCCGCCCGGGAGCGCTCATCGTGGAGTTCTACGATGACGCGCAGCTGCTGGGCATTTACGACCGTCTGATGAAGTAG
- a CDS encoding pentapeptide repeat-containing protein — protein MGLRKPKSIKHKGRRVSDILALHEQFFRGKDGGARADLEGADVSRADLRGVNLSGAILRGANLEGSDLRGAKLPGADFSGARLRQADLRNTDMTESILAGADLSEAQASGVEFFRCDLSGANFQRALLRNANFRNATVHGAKFTGADMGVAILRETDLSQADLSGVDLSTALLPRGYALQPEKK, from the coding sequence ATGGGTCTTCGAAAACCGAAGAGTATCAAGCACAAGGGACGGCGCGTCTCGGATATCCTGGCGCTGCACGAGCAGTTCTTTCGCGGGAAGGACGGCGGGGCGCGCGCCGATCTGGAAGGCGCGGACGTGTCCCGCGCCGACCTCCGCGGCGTCAACCTGAGCGGGGCCATCCTGCGCGGAGCGAATCTCGAGGGCAGCGATCTGCGCGGGGCCAAGCTGCCCGGCGCCGATTTTTCCGGAGCGCGCCTGCGCCAGGCGGACCTGCGCAACACGGACATGACCGAATCGATCCTGGCCGGCGCGGACCTCTCTGAAGCGCAGGCCAGCGGCGTGGAGTTCTTCCGCTGCGACCTCTCGGGCGCCAATTTCCAGCGGGCCCTGCTGCGCAACGCCAATTTCCGCAACGCCACCGTGCACGGCGCCAAATTCACCGGCGCGGACATGGGCGTGGCCATCCTGCGCGAGACCGACCTCAGCCAGGCCGACCTTTCCGGCGTGGACCTCTCGACGGCCCTGCTGCCGCGCGGCTACGCGCTGCAGCCGGAGAAGAAGTAG
- the selD gene encoding selenide, water dikinase SelD, which produces MTKPVKLTAMVKAAGUAAKLSPGTLDSILRRLPRPTDPNVLVGFHTNDDAGVYLLGDGVALVQTVDFFTPIVDDPHLFGQIAAANALSDVYAMGGRPVSALSIVGFPDKGDAAILEQIIRGGLAKMEEARCVVLGGHSIRNEDIQFGYAVTGIINPHAIWRNVGARPGDALLLTKAIGTGVLATALKKEKAPQEALDAAVASMTQLNRAAAEALHEVDEKSGGTRPVHAVTDVTGFGLLGHAREMALGDPAANIDGVSLEIDHAAVACLPGALEAARGGHLAGGLKNNREFIGDCAAFDAKVPQEYRDLLFDPQTSGGLLVAIASEAAEAALAALARHGVTARAIGRVAAKRTPLIFIR; this is translated from the coding sequence TTGACTAAGCCGGTGAAATTGACGGCGATGGTCAAGGCAGCGGGTTGAGCGGCAAAGCTGAGTCCCGGGACGCTGGACTCAATTTTGCGCCGCCTGCCGCGGCCCACTGATCCGAACGTGCTCGTTGGGTTTCACACCAACGACGACGCGGGGGTGTATCTGCTGGGCGACGGTGTGGCCCTGGTGCAGACGGTGGATTTTTTCACTCCCATCGTCGACGACCCGCACCTGTTCGGGCAGATCGCCGCGGCCAATGCGCTCAGCGACGTCTACGCCATGGGCGGGCGGCCGGTATCGGCGCTATCCATCGTGGGCTTTCCGGATAAAGGCGACGCGGCGATTCTGGAGCAGATCATCCGCGGGGGCCTGGCCAAGATGGAGGAAGCGCGCTGCGTGGTCCTTGGCGGGCACTCCATCCGCAACGAGGATATTCAGTTTGGCTACGCGGTGACCGGGATAATCAACCCGCACGCGATCTGGCGCAACGTGGGCGCGCGGCCGGGGGATGCTCTGCTGCTGACCAAAGCCATCGGCACCGGGGTGCTGGCCACGGCGCTGAAGAAAGAAAAAGCGCCGCAGGAAGCGCTGGACGCCGCCGTGGCCTCGATGACGCAGCTCAATCGCGCTGCGGCGGAAGCCCTGCATGAAGTGGACGAAAAATCCGGCGGCACGCGGCCCGTGCATGCGGTCACCGACGTGACCGGCTTTGGCCTGCTGGGCCACGCGCGGGAGATGGCGCTGGGAGATCCCGCGGCAAACATCGATGGCGTCTCGCTGGAAATCGATCACGCCGCGGTGGCCTGTCTGCCCGGCGCGCTCGAAGCGGCGCGCGGCGGGCATCTCGCCGGCGGGCTGAAGAACAATCGCGAATTCATCGGCGACTGCGCCGCTTTTGACGCGAAAGTGCCGCAGGAATACCGCGACCTGCTCTTCGACCCGCAGACTTCCGGCGGGCTGCTGGTGGCCATCGCCAGCGAAGCCGCCGAAGCTGCGCTGGCCGCGCTGGCGCGCCACGGCGTCACCGCCCGGGCGATCGGCCGGGTGGCCGCCAAGCGCACACCGCTCATCTTTATCCGATAA
- a CDS encoding metal-dependent hydrolase, translated as MDTITHGIAGALIGKAVFGGDDLLTERPASRERVLTWAAMLGAIFPDSDVLRHLVSRNELLVLTWHRGVTHSLLCVPAFALGLAALTQWFVRRRKWECPSFALLTLIYAVGILSHIFLDLATSFGTMIWSPLAWTRPTLDLLFILDFTFSAILLLPQLLSSVYERPENAPRRALRWWLLCVLAVLVISGISHVADVPISPETVLGLTVFLAALFFGPLLRGRGFRISRAAWCRVGLLLSVAYLGGAEMAHRTALARVERFAEVLHLPVESLAALPAAPSVWRWDGLVRTPHGVYELRMNLAEREARAGDAAHVLEYRFYPEAPENPQIERVWRMPEVRKVLWFARFPVTRFHREGSQVVVEIVDLRFQSTRPGHAAPFTYQVRLDKDGHILSQGWARE; from the coding sequence ATGGACACGATAACCCACGGAATAGCAGGCGCGCTGATCGGCAAGGCGGTTTTTGGCGGCGATGACCTGCTCACGGAGCGGCCCGCGTCGCGCGAACGGGTGCTGACGTGGGCGGCGATGCTGGGGGCGATCTTTCCGGACTCGGACGTCCTCCGGCACCTTGTCTCGCGCAACGAACTGCTGGTGCTCACCTGGCACCGCGGGGTGACGCACTCGCTGCTGTGCGTGCCGGCGTTTGCCCTGGGGCTGGCGGCGCTGACGCAGTGGTTTGTGCGGCGGCGCAAGTGGGAGTGCCCGTCGTTCGCCCTGCTGACGCTGATCTATGCTGTCGGGATCCTCAGCCACATCTTTCTCGATCTGGCCACCAGCTTTGGGACGATGATCTGGTCGCCGCTCGCCTGGACGCGGCCCACACTGGACCTGCTGTTCATTCTCGATTTTACGTTCAGCGCCATCCTGCTCCTGCCGCAGCTTCTTTCCAGCGTTTATGAAAGACCGGAGAACGCGCCGCGGCGGGCGCTGCGCTGGTGGCTGCTGTGCGTCCTTGCGGTGCTGGTGATCAGCGGGATCTCGCACGTGGCCGACGTGCCGATTTCCCCGGAAACGGTGCTGGGGCTGACGGTGTTTCTCGCGGCGCTGTTTTTCGGGCCGCTGCTGCGGGGGCGCGGATTCCGCATATCCCGCGCGGCGTGGTGCCGCGTGGGGCTGCTACTGAGCGTCGCCTACCTGGGCGGAGCGGAGATGGCGCACCGCACGGCGCTGGCGCGGGTCGAGCGCTTCGCGGAGGTCCTGCATCTCCCGGTGGAATCGTTGGCCGCGCTGCCGGCGGCGCCCTCGGTCTGGCGCTGGGACGGCCTGGTGCGCACGCCGCACGGCGTCTATGAACTGCGCATGAATCTGGCGGAGCGCGAGGCTAGAGCCGGCGATGCTGCGCACGTCCTCGAATACCGCTTCTATCCGGAAGCGCCGGAGAATCCGCAGATCGAGCGGGTGTGGCGGATGCCGGAAGTGCGCAAGGTGCTGTGGTTCGCGCGCTTTCCGGTGACGCGCTTCCACAGAGAGGGCAGCCAGGTGGTGGTGGAGATTGTGGACTTGCGGTTCCAGTCCACGCGCCCGGGGCACGCCGCGCCGTTCACCTATCAAGTCCGCCTGGACAAGGACGGGCACATCCTCTCGCAGGGCTGGGCCCGGGAATAG
- the yidC gene encoding membrane protein insertase YidC, protein MSEPQKKKGLSPELRLLLAFLLSLGAMSLWMHYFVPKPPARQPAATGTAKPAAPATPPAQTPAAQAAPASAAPAGPAAAAAAAVPVKADTQERTFVVESDLYRVEFTNRGAVVRSWQLKKYTDDAKPRRTLDLVHADAARQTGGWPFSLMLDDATDETTVNNALYQVEQGPTDAQGHTTLRFSWSDGHLEVSKVFTFDGSYVVQVEASVRHAGAPIVSGLAWRGGFGDVTVQNPAPAEQVNVIFDTAGKLQNLPHKKLNAPDQTPRAFWYRGMLYAGIEDRYFAAVFLAPLDAAPGNLATRYWKLEREVKKGEQTEQEPVAEVAVGTGDAGPFALRVFVGPKDYDALKKMNPPLHALVQFGWMEFIADPLFHLLKWLHTYIPNWGWAIIVLTLVINMLLFPLRISSYRTALKMQRIGPEVKQIQERYKKYKMNDPKKAEMNQEIMAIYSREGINPMGGCFQMLLQMPIWFGLNTALRYSIELRHATWVWVTDLSAKDPYYILPVTVGLSMYLVSKMTPMTSTDPNQEMMMKIMPVSMAVMFVVFPFSSGLALYILTSSVVGIGQQWYLNKTHPASAIVPVKPGRGKKA, encoded by the coding sequence GTGAGCGAGCCGCAAAAGAAAAAAGGTCTTTCCCCCGAGCTGCGCCTGCTGCTGGCCTTCCTGCTCTCGCTGGGGGCCATGTCTCTGTGGATGCACTACTTCGTGCCGAAGCCGCCCGCCCGCCAGCCTGCGGCGACCGGCACGGCCAAACCTGCCGCGCCGGCAACACCCCCCGCGCAGACGCCTGCGGCGCAGGCTGCGCCGGCAAGCGCGGCGCCTGCTGGCCCCGCCGCCGCGGCGGCCGCGGCCGTGCCGGTAAAGGCCGACACGCAGGAGCGCACCTTCGTCGTCGAAAGCGACCTCTACCGCGTGGAATTCACCAACCGCGGCGCGGTGGTCAGGAGCTGGCAGCTCAAAAAATACACGGATGACGCCAAGCCCCGGCGCACCCTGGACCTGGTGCATGCAGACGCCGCGCGGCAGACCGGCGGCTGGCCCTTTTCGCTGATGCTGGACGACGCCACCGATGAAACCACGGTGAACAACGCCCTGTATCAGGTCGAGCAGGGCCCCACGGATGCCCAGGGCCATACCACGCTGCGCTTTTCCTGGAGCGACGGCCATCTGGAAGTCAGCAAGGTCTTCACCTTCGACGGCAGCTACGTCGTGCAGGTGGAAGCCTCGGTGCGCCACGCCGGCGCCCCGATCGTCTCCGGTCTGGCCTGGCGCGGCGGCTTCGGCGATGTGACCGTACAGAATCCCGCTCCCGCCGAGCAGGTCAACGTCATCTTCGACACTGCCGGCAAGCTGCAGAACCTGCCGCACAAGAAGCTCAATGCACCCGACCAGACGCCCCGGGCCTTCTGGTACCGGGGCATGTTGTACGCGGGCATCGAGGACCGCTACTTCGCCGCGGTGTTCCTGGCCCCGCTGGACGCCGCTCCCGGAAATCTGGCCACGCGCTACTGGAAGCTGGAGCGCGAGGTGAAGAAGGGCGAGCAGACCGAGCAGGAGCCGGTCGCGGAAGTGGCCGTGGGCACCGGCGACGCGGGCCCCTTCGCCCTGCGCGTCTTCGTCGGTCCCAAAGACTACGACGCCTTGAAGAAGATGAACCCGCCGCTCCACGCCCTGGTGCAGTTCGGCTGGATGGAGTTCATCGCCGACCCGCTCTTTCACCTGCTCAAGTGGCTGCACACCTACATCCCCAACTGGGGCTGGGCCATCATCGTCCTCACGCTGGTCATCAACATGCTGCTCTTCCCCCTGCGCATCTCCAGCTACCGCACCGCGCTGAAGATGCAGAGGATCGGGCCGGAAGTGAAGCAGATCCAGGAGCGTTACAAGAAGTACAAGATGAACGATCCCAAGAAGGCCGAGATGAACCAGGAGATCATGGCCATCTACTCCCGCGAGGGGATCAATCCGATGGGCGGCTGCTTCCAGATGCTCCTGCAGATGCCCATCTGGTTCGGGCTGAACACGGCGCTGCGTTACTCCATCGAGCTGCGCCACGCCACCTGGGTGTGGGTCACCGACCTCTCCGCGAAGGATCCCTACTACATTCTTCCCGTGACCGTGGGCCTTTCCATGTATCTGGTCTCGAAGATGACCCCGATGACCAGCACCGACCCCAACCAAGAGATGATGATGAAGATCATGCCGGTCAGCATGGCCGTCATGTTCGTGGTTTTCCCGTTTTCCAGCGGTCTGGCGTTGTATATTCTTACCAGCAGCGTCGTGGGCATCGGCCAGCAGTGGTATCTGAACAAGACCCATCCCGCGTCCGCCATCGTGCCGGTCAAACCCGGGCGCGGCAAGAAAGCCTGA
- a CDS encoding MOSC domain-containing protein has protein sequence MPSVLHLFRALKRGLPMREEEAVHAVADLGFEGCAHARADGGKRQILLMDRETLDALQLAPGIVRENITTEGLDVNGLETGQRLRIGEALLEVSGPCTPCGLMEKLRPGLRREIRGRRGTLCRVVAGGGIRRGDAIEKLS, from the coding sequence GTGCCCAGCGTCCTGCACCTGTTTCGAGCTCTCAAGCGCGGCCTGCCCATGCGCGAAGAAGAGGCCGTTCATGCCGTCGCGGACCTCGGCTTCGAAGGCTGCGCGCATGCCCGCGCGGACGGCGGCAAGCGCCAGATTCTGCTGATGGACCGCGAGACGCTCGATGCCCTGCAACTGGCTCCCGGCATCGTGCGCGAGAACATCACCACCGAGGGCCTGGACGTCAACGGCCTGGAGACCGGGCAGCGCCTGCGCATCGGCGAAGCGCTCCTGGAAGTTTCCGGGCCCTGCACGCCCTGCGGCCTGATGGAGAAGCTGCGCCCCGGCTTGCGCCGGGAGATTCGCGGGCGCCGCGGGACGCTCTGCCGCGTCGTCGCCGGGGGCGGCATCCGCCGTGGCGATGCCATCGAAAAACTTTCCTGA
- the purD gene encoding phosphoribosylamine--glycine ligase, translating into MKILVIGSGGREHALVWKLKQSARVEKIWCAPGNGGIAGEAECVPVDPGDVPALVALAERVAPDLTVVGPELPLVNGLTDAFARRQWPVVGPSQQAAQLEGSKIFSKEFLERHAIPTAKRYGCFDSAAEARAALDHVTWPLVIKADGLCAGKGVLVASDREEAADFLTRVMEKDELGPAGRRVLLEEGLAGDELSFIILTDGKRYAPLVPTRDHKRAFDGNRGPNTGGMGAYSTDDLLPPALRATIVSTIVDPTLRGLAADGIPYQGFLYIGLMLTPSGPKVLEFNCRLGDPETQAIVARMDFDLADVLADVAAGRLDPAKLRWKPGASACVVLASGGYPGKYEIGKRIDGLTAIAENSGVKVLHAGTRKLNDSIVTSGGRVLSVTAAGATLTAALQAAYQAAGKIRFEGMHYRKDIGASAGPGGD; encoded by the coding sequence ATGAAGATTCTGGTGATCGGCAGCGGCGGGCGCGAACACGCTCTGGTGTGGAAACTGAAGCAGAGCGCGCGCGTGGAAAAGATCTGGTGCGCGCCGGGCAACGGCGGCATCGCCGGCGAAGCCGAGTGCGTGCCCGTGGATCCCGGCGACGTGCCCGCCCTGGTGGCCCTGGCGGAGCGCGTCGCGCCGGATCTGACCGTGGTCGGCCCGGAGCTGCCGCTGGTCAACGGTCTCACCGACGCCTTTGCGCGCCGCCAGTGGCCGGTCGTGGGCCCCAGCCAGCAGGCCGCGCAGCTCGAGGGCAGCAAGATCTTTTCGAAAGAGTTTCTCGAGCGCCACGCCATCCCCACCGCAAAACGCTACGGCTGCTTCGACTCCGCCGCGGAGGCCCGCGCCGCCCTCGACCACGTCACCTGGCCGCTGGTGATCAAAGCCGACGGCCTGTGCGCCGGCAAGGGCGTCCTGGTGGCGAGCGATCGCGAAGAAGCCGCCGACTTCCTCACCCGGGTCATGGAGAAAGACGAACTGGGTCCCGCGGGGCGTCGCGTCCTGCTGGAAGAGGGGCTCGCAGGCGACGAACTGTCGTTCATCATTCTCACCGACGGCAAGCGCTACGCGCCGCTCGTGCCCACCCGCGATCACAAGCGCGCCTTCGACGGCAATCGCGGCCCGAACACCGGCGGCATGGGCGCCTATTCCACCGACGACCTCCTGCCCCCAGCGCTGCGCGCCACCATCGTTTCCACCATTGTTGATCCCACCTTGCGCGGGCTGGCCGCCGACGGTATCCCCTATCAGGGCTTTCTCTACATTGGCCTGATGCTCACGCCCAGCGGCCCGAAAGTCCTGGAGTTCAATTGCCGCCTGGGTGATCCCGAAACCCAGGCCATCGTCGCGCGCATGGATTTCGATCTTGCCGATGTGCTGGCCGACGTCGCCGCGGGACGCCTGGACCCCGCCAAACTGCGCTGGAAGCCCGGGGCAAGCGCCTGTGTGGTCCTGGCTTCCGGGGGTTATCCCGGCAAGTATGAGATCGGAAAGCGTATCGATGGCCTAACCGCTATTGCAGAAAATAGCGGTGTGAAGGTTCTGCACGCTGGCACCAGAAAATTAAACGATTCCATCGTCACCAGCGGCGGCCGGGTTCTCAGCGTCACCGCTGCCGGCGCCACCCTTACTGCCGCGCTGCAAGCCGCCTACCAGGCGGCTGGCAAGATCCGCTTCGAGGGGATGCACTACCGCAAGGACATCGGCGCCTCCGCGGGGCCGGGCGGAGACTGA